In Promicromonospora sp. Populi, one genomic interval encodes:
- a CDS encoding OsmC family protein, whose translation MSGATHDYAVTVRWTGAGDKGTASYTAFSRDHEIDLPHKPPLLGSSDPAFRGDPARNSPEELFVASLVQCHMLWFLHLAAESGLVVRGYSDAATGTMRVEARGEGAFTDVTLHPKVVADAGELATDEHVAALHHKAHAMCFIARSVNFPVHVSPVPLAVSA comes from the coding sequence ATGAGTGGAGCCACGCATGACTACGCCGTAACGGTGCGGTGGACAGGCGCGGGGGACAAGGGCACGGCGTCGTACACCGCGTTCTCCCGGGACCACGAGATCGACCTGCCGCACAAGCCGCCGCTGCTCGGGTCGTCGGACCCGGCGTTCCGGGGTGACCCGGCGCGGAACAGCCCGGAGGAGCTGTTCGTCGCGAGCCTGGTCCAGTGCCACATGCTGTGGTTCCTGCACCTGGCGGCGGAGTCGGGCCTGGTGGTGCGGGGGTACTCGGACGCGGCGACCGGCACCATGCGGGTCGAGGCCCGCGGCGAGGGCGCGTTCACGGACGTGACGCTGCACCCGAAGGTGGTGGCGGACGCGGGCGAGCTCGCGACCGACGAGCACGTCGCCGCACTGCACCACAAGGCGCACGCGATGTGCTTCATCGCCCGGTCGGTGAACTTCCCGGTGCACGTCTCGCCGGTGCCGCTCGCGGTCTCGGCCTGA